A DNA window from Candidatus Protochlamydia naegleriophila contains the following coding sequences:
- a CDS encoding HD domain-containing protein, with the protein MKHVQLIFRIVMACLCCRLTAAPHTVEEGSSLETFLGIDHQVSPIIEELIASPVMQRLKGIDQSGITRYFHNLPAFNRYDHSLGVYMLLRRYGASLDECVAGLLHDASHTVFSHVGDFVFGQGVTEGEAYQDCIHDWYLSQQGVAAILAPHGLTIEQINPKQPSFKALEQDLPDMCADRIEYNLHTGYLFGLLSYEEVEEILEDLHFESPCWFFHTPALARRFAELSLYFTEHLWASAENLIAYYWGAEALKRAIALNEISVDDFHFSIDSHILMKLAESRDALIQDYLNFCRNPWLGAIFTEACEADLTLKRKFRGIDPLVKQNGTCLRLSHIDAVFKDYYHAAKERVSHPFYIKFYKDSDRDLADFCFSLCDPE; encoded by the coding sequence ATGAAACATGTACAGTTGATTTTTCGAATTGTTATGGCTTGCTTATGCTGCCGCTTAACGGCCGCGCCTCACACTGTTGAAGAAGGAAGCTCTTTAGAGACTTTTTTGGGTATCGATCATCAGGTTTCTCCTATTATTGAGGAACTTATTGCGAGCCCAGTCATGCAGCGCTTAAAGGGAATAGACCAATCGGGCATTACGCGTTACTTTCACAATTTGCCGGCTTTTAACCGCTATGATCATTCTTTAGGCGTTTATATGCTTCTCAGGCGCTATGGTGCATCTTTAGATGAGTGTGTTGCCGGGCTTTTGCATGATGCTTCTCATACGGTTTTTTCACATGTTGGCGACTTTGTTTTCGGACAAGGAGTGACAGAAGGGGAGGCTTATCAGGACTGCATCCATGACTGGTACCTCTCTCAGCAAGGAGTCGCAGCCATTTTGGCGCCTCATGGCTTAACGATTGAACAAATAAATCCCAAGCAGCCCTCTTTCAAAGCCTTGGAACAAGATCTGCCAGATATGTGTGCAGACCGCATTGAATATAACCTTCATACGGGCTATTTGTTCGGCCTTCTCTCGTATGAAGAGGTGGAAGAGATTTTAGAGGATTTACATTTCGAATCTCCCTGCTGGTTTTTTCACACACCTGCGCTTGCGAGACGCTTTGCAGAACTGTCGCTTTATTTTACAGAACATTTATGGGCCAGCGCAGAAAATCTAATCGCCTACTATTGGGGAGCAGAAGCCTTGAAAAGGGCGATCGCCTTAAATGAAATATCTGTAGACGACTTTCACTTTTCAATTGATTCACACATTTTAATGAAGTTGGCAGAGAGTCGGGATGCGCTCATTCAAGACTATCTCAATTTCTGCCGCAATCCCTGGCTTGGAGCCATCTTCACGGAAGCTTGTGAAGCCGATCTCACTTTAAAGAGAAAGTTTAGGGGCATCGATCCGCTTGTTAAGCAAAATGGCACATGCCTTCGATTGAGCCATATCGATGCTGTATTTAAAGACTATTATCATGCTGCCAAAGAACGTGTAAGCCATCCATTTTATATTAAGTTCTATAAGGATTCTGACAGGGATCTAGCAGATTTTTGCTTCAGCCTCTGTGACCCCGAATGA